A window of the Haloarcula litorea genome harbors these coding sequences:
- a CDS encoding cytochrome bc complex cytochrome b subunit gives MTESEPETDDEPRPDGGIVAPDGDAPTWSERKQRAQGLPRLTYEYFERSRREDQDLRRQSDYVERDVLGFPAWPHETVRNLAITTFFVGMVLFVAAALPPELPNPANSTVTPAIILPDWYLYWSFGLLKLGPLNPELGVLGGQKLMKDRPYGVLANVAVVGAVTVVPFLNKGSARRPVEQPFWAAVGVAGVVFSLTIAALAIKPLVPMDSHLLFDLTFLVPVVSATVTYAVLKTMREGYMFDLNRRYYRLRPPK, from the coding sequence ATGACCGAGAGCGAACCCGAGACCGACGACGAACCGCGACCGGACGGTGGCATCGTCGCCCCCGACGGCGACGCGCCGACGTGGTCCGAGCGCAAACAGCGAGCGCAGGGACTCCCGCGGCTCACCTACGAGTACTTCGAGCGGTCCCGCCGCGAGGACCAGGACCTGCGCCGGCAGTCCGACTACGTCGAGCGCGACGTGCTGGGGTTCCCGGCCTGGCCCCACGAGACCGTGCGAAACCTCGCCATCACGACCTTCTTCGTCGGGATGGTCCTGTTCGTGGCGGCCGCGCTCCCGCCGGAGTTGCCCAACCCCGCGAACTCGACGGTGACGCCGGCGATCATCTTGCCGGACTGGTACCTCTACTGGTCGTTCGGCCTGCTGAAACTGGGGCCGCTCAACCCCGAACTGGGCGTCCTGGGCGGTCAGAAACTGATGAAAGACCGCCCGTACGGCGTGCTGGCGAACGTCGCCGTCGTCGGGGCCGTCACCGTCGTCCCGTTCCTCAACAAGGGGTCGGCCCGTCGCCCGGTCGAACAGCCCTTCTGGGCGGCCGTCGGCGTCGCCGGCGTGGTCTTCAGTCTGACCATCGCGGCACTGGCGATCAAACCCCTCGTGCCGATGGACTCGCACCTGCTGTTCGACCTGACGTTCCTCGTCCCCGTCGTCAGCGCCACGGTCACCTACGCGGTGTTGAAGACGATGCGCGAGGGGTACATGTTCGACCTCAACCGCCGGTACTACCGGCTCCGGCCGCCGAAGTGA
- a CDS encoding Gfo/Idh/MocA family protein — translation MRFGVLSTARIGRESVIPAIEKSDHEVVAIASRDGERARAAADALGIPAAYEGYETLLSAADVDAVYNPLPNAAHAEWTERAADAGLHVLCEKPLTLDAAAAADLFDYVEDRGVTLMEAFMYQFHPRTERAREIVAEELGEVRAVDASFKFRLDDEGDIRLDPELGGGSLLDVGCYAVSAVRGFLGEPDRAFARATDPRGTGVDTDLAGVLAYDDGPTARVACGFDTPEFERYRVETTDGWLEARTPFGPAPDESVSLTYAVDGREVTETFDPVDQYTLQVEAFADAVAAGEPPRVDRAETLGNMRALDALARSADRGAPVDVPGQ, via the coding sequence ATGCGATTCGGTGTGCTATCGACGGCGCGAATCGGGCGCGAGAGCGTGATTCCGGCCATCGAGAAGAGCGACCACGAGGTCGTCGCCATCGCGTCCCGCGACGGCGAGCGGGCGCGCGCGGCGGCCGACGCCCTCGGCATCCCCGCGGCCTACGAGGGCTACGAGACGCTGCTCTCGGCGGCTGACGTCGACGCCGTCTACAACCCGCTGCCCAACGCCGCCCACGCCGAGTGGACCGAGCGGGCCGCCGACGCCGGCCTGCACGTCCTCTGTGAGAAGCCGCTGACCCTCGACGCCGCCGCCGCGGCGGACCTGTTCGACTACGTCGAGGACCGCGGCGTGACGCTGATGGAGGCGTTCATGTACCAGTTCCACCCGCGGACCGAGCGCGCCCGCGAGATCGTCGCCGAGGAACTGGGCGAGGTCCGCGCCGTCGACGCGTCGTTCAAGTTCCGGCTGGACGACGAGGGCGACATCCGGCTGGACCCGGAGCTGGGCGGCGGCAGCCTGCTGGACGTGGGCTGTTACGCCGTCAGCGCGGTGCGGGGCTTCCTCGGCGAGCCCGACCGCGCGTTCGCCCGGGCCACCGACCCGCGGGGGACCGGCGTCGACACGGACCTCGCGGGCGTGCTGGCCTACGACGACGGCCCCACCGCCCGGGTGGCCTGTGGCTTCGACACCCCCGAGTTCGAGCGCTACCGCGTCGAGACGACCGACGGGTGGCTGGAGGCCCGGACGCCGTTCGGTCCGGCCCCCGACGAGTCGGTCTCGCTGACCTACGCCGTCGACGGCCGCGAGGTCACGGAGACGTTCGACCCCGTCGACCAGTACACCCTGCAGGTCGAGGCGTTCGCCGACGCCGTCGCCGCCGGCGAGCCCCCGCGCGTCGACCGCGCGGAGACGCTCGGGAACATGCGGGCACTCGACGCGCTGGCACGGAGCGCCGACCGCGGCGCTCCGGTCGACGTGCCCGGCCAGTGA
- a CDS encoding DUF7577 domain-containing protein, which yields MLGSEWLYGAIALLVGLHVLTMLYAYNRRSEPASAPTQSDPETRGGTGGDDGGGTVECAYCGTRNDRTYQFCRECVADLSSSAPRRQSVEETRAY from the coding sequence ATGCTGGGGAGCGAATGGCTGTACGGGGCCATCGCCTTGCTCGTGGGGCTCCACGTCCTGACGATGCTGTACGCCTACAACAGGCGCAGCGAGCCGGCCAGCGCCCCGACCCAGTCGGATCCGGAGACGAGGGGGGGCACCGGGGGCGACGACGGCGGTGGGACCGTGGAGTGTGCGTACTGTGGGACGCGCAACGACCGGACCTACCAGTTCTGTCGGGAGTGCGTCGCCGACCTGTCGAGCAGCGCGCCGCGGCGGCAGTCCGTCGAGGAGACCCGGGCCTACTGA
- a CDS encoding aldo/keto reductase gives MSVPTTTLPGGDELPMVGLGTWNLDDPGESVRAGLDAGYGHVDTAEGYRNEAAIGEALADYDREDVFLTSKVLPKHLDYESVIESCEASLDRLGTDYLDLYLVHWPNPAISLRETMDAMAHLRDEGLVRNVGVSNFSAYQLSCARHVSDVPIAVNQIEYHPWNTQDEVVDYCRETDTVVEAAAPLGRTEVFEDETVRAVADEYARSPAQIVLKWAVENGVVPLPKSTSPEHVRANCDLFGWELAAEDRRRIDDIDRHQPVYDHPARDWTGDTYGIAE, from the coding sequence ATGTCCGTCCCCACGACGACGCTGCCCGGCGGCGACGAGCTCCCGATGGTCGGTCTCGGAACGTGGAACCTCGACGACCCCGGCGAGAGCGTCCGGGCCGGCCTCGACGCCGGCTACGGCCACGTCGACACCGCCGAGGGGTACCGCAACGAGGCCGCCATCGGCGAGGCGCTGGCCGACTACGACCGCGAGGACGTGTTCCTCACCTCGAAGGTGCTCCCGAAGCACCTCGACTACGAGTCGGTGATCGAGTCCTGCGAGGCGTCGCTGGACCGGCTCGGCACCGACTACCTGGACCTCTATCTCGTCCACTGGCCCAACCCCGCGATCTCCCTGCGGGAGACGATGGACGCGATGGCCCACCTCCGCGACGAGGGACTGGTCCGCAACGTCGGCGTCTCGAACTTCAGCGCCTACCAGCTCAGCTGTGCCCGCCACGTCAGCGACGTCCCCATCGCCGTCAACCAGATCGAGTACCACCCCTGGAACACCCAGGACGAGGTGGTCGACTACTGCCGCGAGACCGACACCGTCGTCGAGGCCGCCGCGCCGCTGGGCCGGACCGAGGTGTTCGAGGACGAGACCGTCCGGGCCGTCGCCGACGAGTACGCCCGCTCGCCCGCTCAGATCGTCCTCAAGTGGGCCGTCGAGAACGGCGTCGTCCCGCTGCCCAAGTCCACCTCGCCCGAGCACGTCCGCGCCAACTGCGACCTGTTCGGCTGGGAGCTGGCCGCGGAAGACAGACGGCGCATCGACGACATCGACCGCCACCAGCCCGTCTACGACCACCCGGCGCGGGACTGGACCGGCGACACGTACGGCATCGCCGAGTGA